A stretch of Myxococcus hansupus DNA encodes these proteins:
- a CDS encoding carbohydrate-binding protein — translation MHRRAAAFVLLALVATACSGDPDDGPSDSGTSPDAGSSDAGLTDAGTGDAGTSACEPFGRFGPPGNTFTLPGPNANGELYVPDVQARFPDVDWSTLDRLYVAAGHYTLINLGNLPQRSASRPLVITNSGGQVLMRPRPGSTQGYIWSMGGGSHWVLTGRYDPESGTGHADFPGHRCGAYASSRERYGFLSDDAFLSEGHMGLGIGGAHSFEVEFIEITRAGFAGLRINRSGSGGTVPPLNDIRLHDLYIHDTASEGIYFGSTQGAPTPLGSGLKVYNNRLVRTGTEALQLQNLGDGAEVHHNVIAYGALDWRAAFQQYQDHNAQAQVRGGHIRFHHNVFLGGAAALLNFFVGAESGDAPLNVEFTDNYFADTLSLGLYVGGTAANTDRLTWERNAFRGLDFGYAEVYPTATDPGVIFGFGNAIRSPVTLTDNRWEGGRRLVHGLTGGTGTSGVVTATGNVNGAVAPLAFVDTGLPAGTPTRALEMWTDRATRAPGSPLVTYAAGRLVMYDGQLYRARVSNTNKVPPESPSDWERLPPPVDDLRTAPGTEWAERSVGLLP, via the coding sequence ATGCACCGACGCGCCGCCGCTTTCGTCCTCCTCGCTCTCGTGGCCACGGCGTGTTCGGGGGACCCTGATGACGGGCCTTCGGACAGCGGCACCTCGCCGGACGCGGGCAGCTCGGACGCGGGCCTGACGGATGCGGGGACGGGGGACGCGGGGACCTCGGCGTGCGAGCCCTTTGGCCGCTTCGGACCGCCCGGAAACACCTTCACGCTCCCCGGCCCCAACGCGAATGGCGAGCTGTACGTCCCGGACGTGCAGGCGCGCTTCCCGGACGTGGACTGGAGCACGCTGGACCGGTTGTACGTCGCCGCTGGCCACTACACGCTCATCAACCTGGGCAACCTGCCGCAGCGCAGCGCGTCCCGGCCGCTGGTCATCACCAACAGCGGGGGACAGGTCCTCATGCGGCCCCGGCCGGGCAGCACGCAGGGCTACATCTGGTCCATGGGCGGCGGCTCCCACTGGGTGCTCACCGGCCGCTACGACCCGGAGTCAGGCACTGGCCACGCGGACTTCCCCGGCCACCGCTGCGGCGCCTATGCCTCATCGCGCGAGCGCTACGGCTTCTTGAGCGACGACGCGTTCCTCAGCGAAGGCCACATGGGGCTGGGCATCGGCGGCGCGCACAGCTTCGAGGTGGAGTTCATCGAAATCACCCGCGCGGGCTTCGCGGGCCTGCGCATCAACCGGTCGGGCTCGGGCGGCACCGTGCCGCCGCTCAACGACATCCGGCTGCACGACCTCTACATCCACGACACCGCCAGCGAGGGCATCTACTTCGGCTCCACCCAGGGCGCGCCCACGCCGCTGGGCTCGGGCCTCAAGGTCTACAACAACCGGTTGGTGCGGACCGGCACGGAGGCGCTCCAGCTCCAGAACCTGGGTGACGGCGCCGAAGTCCACCACAACGTCATCGCCTACGGCGCCCTGGACTGGCGGGCCGCCTTCCAGCAGTACCAGGACCACAACGCCCAGGCGCAGGTGCGCGGTGGCCACATCCGCTTCCATCACAACGTCTTCCTGGGCGGCGCCGCGGCGCTGCTGAACTTCTTCGTGGGCGCGGAGTCCGGGGATGCTCCGCTGAACGTCGAGTTCACCGACAACTACTTCGCGGACACCCTCAGCCTGGGGCTCTACGTGGGCGGCACCGCCGCGAACACGGACCGGCTGACCTGGGAGCGCAACGCGTTCCGGGGGCTCGACTTCGGCTACGCGGAGGTCTACCCGACCGCGACGGACCCCGGCGTCATCTTCGGGTTCGGGAACGCCATCCGCTCGCCCGTGACGCTGACGGACAACCGCTGGGAGGGCGGACGCCGGCTCGTTCACGGGCTGACCGGGGGGACGGGCACCTCGGGCGTGGTGACGGCCACGGGCAACGTGAATGGCGCGGTGGCGCCGCTCGCGTTCGTGGACACCGGATTGCCGGCGGGCACGCCCACCCGGGCGCTGGAGATGTGGACGGACCGGGCCACCCGGGCGCCCGGCTCACCGCTGGTGACCTATGCGGCCGGACGCCTGGTGATGTACGACGGGCAGCTCTACCGGGCCCGGGTGTCCAACACGAACAAGGTGCCGCCGGAGAGCCCGTCCGACTGGGAGCGTCTGCCGCCTCCCGTGGATGACCTGCGCACCGCCCCCGGAACCGAGTGGGCGGAACGGAGCGTGGGCCTGCTGCCCTGA
- a CDS encoding DUF2135 domain-containing protein, with protein MLPVLLAVLLSQSPAANPRQQGVPIGKGQTMPTVTLSAPSGGWTVDRMMLIEGTVSDTTIDPIVVSINGDRYLMRTYRGRFSRKFPAASGKNIVTVMATNQAGTARAQATSYAQIPPVPFKVVLTSDTDGVYTDLHLYEPTAESAVGDALDVQKMAHVYWADTASPSGGTFFLNSQGGDFDQPAYGPYLYIHRAPPKGVYLVATNYWPSGDKAHTVATLNLALFEGTPNEVRRMVRIPLATPGTTRVLAWVNMLGNGQAEVYVPSQDPKPKHAAWPTNLDAALKELQSGGGGEGEY; from the coding sequence ATGCTGCCTGTCCTCCTCGCCGTGCTGCTGTCGCAGTCGCCCGCGGCCAATCCCCGCCAGCAGGGTGTGCCCATTGGCAAGGGCCAGACGATGCCCACCGTCACGCTGTCCGCGCCTTCGGGCGGTTGGACGGTGGACCGGATGATGCTCATCGAGGGCACCGTCAGCGACACCACCATCGACCCCATCGTGGTGTCCATCAACGGTGACCGTTACCTGATGCGCACGTACCGCGGGCGCTTCAGCCGCAAGTTCCCGGCGGCCAGCGGGAAGAACATCGTCACGGTGATGGCCACCAATCAGGCCGGCACCGCGCGCGCGCAGGCCACCAGCTACGCGCAGATTCCGCCGGTGCCCTTCAAGGTCGTCCTCACCAGCGACACCGACGGCGTCTACACCGACCTGCACCTCTACGAGCCCACCGCGGAGAGCGCCGTGGGGGACGCGCTCGACGTGCAGAAGATGGCGCACGTCTACTGGGCCGACACCGCGAGCCCCTCCGGCGGCACGTTCTTCCTCAACTCGCAGGGCGGTGACTTCGACCAGCCCGCGTACGGCCCCTACCTCTACATCCACCGCGCGCCGCCCAAGGGCGTGTACCTGGTGGCCACGAACTACTGGCCCAGCGGCGACAAGGCCCACACGGTGGCCACGCTGAACCTGGCGCTCTTCGAGGGCACGCCCAACGAGGTGCGCCGCATGGTGCGCATCCCCCTGGCCACGCCGGGCACGACGCGCGTGCTGGCCTGGGTGAACATGCTCGGCAACGGTCAGGCGGAGGTGTACGTGCCCTCGCAGGACCCGAAGCCGAAGCACGCGGCCTGGCCGACGAATCTGGACGCGGCCCTCAAGGAGCTCCAGTCCGGCGGTGGCGGCGAGGGCGAGTACTGA
- the infC gene encoding translation initiation factor IF-3, translated as MIREQRSNRGGSRDQRTNRRIRAREVRVVGSDGSQLGVMPLEAALDRARTEGLDLVEISPMASPPVCKIMDYGKFKYEEKKKASEAKRAQVTVLLKEVKLRPKTEEHDYEFKVRNTRRFIEDGNKAKVVIQFRGREITHKEQGTAILDDVAKDLKDVAVVEQMPRMEGRLMFMILAPTPKVAQKARELVRQAATAAKRTPPPGAPGAGKPAGASGGADEKAEAKADEKAEEKTEAQAAPAPAEAQSPTAS; from the coding sequence ATCATTCGCGAACAGAGAAGCAACCGCGGCGGGAGCCGCGACCAGAGAACCAACCGTCGTATCCGTGCCCGTGAGGTCCGCGTCGTCGGGTCTGACGGTAGCCAGCTCGGGGTCATGCCTCTCGAGGCGGCCCTGGATCGCGCTCGTACCGAGGGGCTCGACCTCGTCGAAATCAGCCCCATGGCCAGTCCACCGGTCTGCAAGATCATGGACTACGGCAAGTTCAAGTACGAGGAGAAGAAGAAGGCCTCGGAAGCGAAGCGTGCCCAGGTCACGGTCCTGCTCAAGGAAGTGAAGCTCCGTCCGAAGACGGAAGAGCACGACTACGAGTTCAAGGTCCGCAACACCCGCCGGTTCATCGAGGACGGGAACAAGGCGAAGGTCGTCATCCAGTTCCGCGGGCGTGAAATCACGCACAAGGAGCAGGGCACGGCCATCCTCGACGACGTGGCCAAGGACCTGAAGGACGTGGCCGTCGTGGAGCAGATGCCCCGGATGGAAGGGCGTCTGATGTTCATGATCCTCGCGCCCACGCCGAAGGTGGCGCAGAAGGCCCGCGAGCTGGTTCGCCAGGCCGCCACCGCCGCCAAGCGGACGCCTCCGCCGGGAGCCCCGGGCGCTGGCAAGCCGGCGGGTGCCAGCGGTGGCGCCGACGAGAAGGCCGAAGCCAAGGCCGACGAGAAGGCCGAGGAGAAGACGGAAGCGCAGGCCGCGCCGGCTCCAGCCGAGGCGCAGAGCCCGACGGCCTCCTGA
- a CDS encoding DUF1175 family protein, producing the protein MRVLPLLVLLHASVAPASGVAEPDALSAAAPESRDVLLRREVAQVALAQVRKQDAAWHPDQRDCAGLIRFAYRVAYKRVAPERLVTPLWRDGQGQPSEFADAEVLLHRNFQLLGRDDATRESLRTGDVLAFRQEQDAGPIFHLMLVVRPEDRAHAPARVVYHPGEKGAAVRTGVLRNLATEAPLEWRPVPRNASFLGFFRFKEWMS; encoded by the coding sequence ATGCGCGTCCTTCCCTTGCTCGTGCTGCTGCATGCCTCCGTGGCGCCCGCGTCGGGCGTGGCGGAGCCGGACGCGCTCAGCGCGGCTGCGCCCGAGTCCCGCGACGTGCTGCTGCGGCGCGAGGTGGCGCAGGTGGCCCTGGCGCAGGTGCGTAAGCAGGACGCCGCGTGGCACCCGGACCAGCGTGACTGCGCGGGCCTCATCCGCTTCGCCTACCGCGTCGCCTACAAGCGCGTGGCACCCGAGCGGCTCGTCACGCCGCTGTGGCGCGACGGCCAGGGCCAGCCCTCCGAGTTCGCGGACGCGGAGGTGCTGCTCCACCGCAACTTCCAGCTCCTGGGCCGCGATGACGCCACGCGCGAGTCGCTGCGCACCGGCGACGTGCTGGCCTTCCGCCAGGAGCAGGACGCCGGCCCCATCTTCCATCTGATGCTGGTGGTTCGCCCGGAGGACCGGGCCCACGCACCCGCGCGCGTCGTCTACCACCCGGGGGAGAAGGGCGCCGCGGTGCGCACCGGCGTCCTCCGAAACCTGGCCACCGAGGCGCCGCTGGAGTGGCGCCCGGTGCCGCGCAACGCTTCCTTCCTCGGCTTCTTCCGTTTCAAGGAGTGGATGTCATGA
- a CDS encoding DUF938 domain-containing protein — protein MKRHAPATERNREPLLAVLREVLPASGTVLEIASGTGQHAVWFSRALPHLTWQPTDMDADALESIEAWREAEALPNLLPPRRLDASAESWPETRADAILNVNMIHISPWSACEGLMRGAGRVLPPGGLLVMYGPYFVEGRETAPSNLEFDASLRDRNPAWGVRTLEAVTAEAARHGLERERVVDMPSNNLTVVFRKARPSVAPH, from the coding sequence ATGAAGCGTCATGCCCCCGCCACGGAACGCAATCGCGAACCCCTCCTCGCCGTCCTTCGCGAGGTCCTCCCCGCCTCCGGCACGGTGTTGGAAATCGCCAGCGGCACCGGGCAACACGCGGTGTGGTTCTCTCGCGCGCTGCCCCACCTCACCTGGCAACCCACCGACATGGATGCCGACGCCTTGGAGAGCATCGAGGCCTGGCGTGAAGCGGAGGCCCTGCCCAACCTGCTGCCACCCCGCCGGCTGGACGCGAGCGCCGAGTCCTGGCCCGAGACTCGCGCGGACGCCATCCTCAACGTGAACATGATTCACATCAGCCCCTGGTCCGCCTGCGAGGGACTGATGCGCGGCGCGGGCCGAGTGCTCCCGCCCGGCGGCCTGCTCGTCATGTATGGCCCCTACTTCGTCGAGGGCCGCGAGACGGCGCCGAGCAACCTCGAGTTCGACGCCTCGCTCCGCGACAGGAATCCGGCGTGGGGCGTGCGCACGCTGGAGGCCGTCACCGCCGAGGCCGCGCGGCACGGACTGGAGCGCGAGCGCGTGGTGGACATGCCCAGCAACAACCTCACCGTGGTCTTCCGTAAAGCCCGCCCCTCGGTCGCACCGCACTGA
- a CDS encoding PAS domain-containing sensor histidine kinase translates to MSPRSPPPRTLPDLLEALREEIALRWRVGVGSVLGALVPPEREHPVGMRKLVAELGAVLRTESAETRLAHARALGREHGRERYLAGFSMRALVLEYGALRSAIFDTLEAEGWTPGLAELRALNQVLDIGLEEAVGQSSLEDERAPGAWLHGLLDHAPTVVYAKDTAGRYLYVNHGFEKASGLLRRDVVGRTDHELFSAEVAEIFSGNDRQVLVTGKQFTTDEHVSLHDGVHVFQTLKFPLPDAQGRVMGVCGFSTDSTEAKRLERERDEAREHLRRIVTQLPVVLWATDAQGVITLFEGERLSALGLERGAYVGRSAYDVYRDRPDLLAATMRAQEGESFILEVEMSGSWFMTGVSPVIGPDGNVVSVAGVSLDISERRRAEEVLRQSEMRYRLATLATSDVIYDWNLDTGDIEWSELAAVQFRLTVEEAALNVDGWSARIHPEDRERVAQDIQMVIDQGAAHWTDEYRFLRGDGSWAVIADRGQVVRDADGRAVRMVGAMQDISEQRATEQEAKRRAEFEQLLIGIVSHDLRNPLSAISMAATALLRRDGQDDRQRKALGRILSSAGRATRMLRDLLDFTQARLGGGIPMESQWVDLHVLTRHVVEEVRLARPERTLEFECRGDGYGAWDPDRLAQVITNLVNNALSYSPDGGVVCVRTRGLRDSVVLTVHNPGPPIDPELRPRMFEPMKRPEHKGPRGGLGLGLFIVKHIVDAHGGAIRVHSSAHDGTTFLVRLPRGTPPPTSDAEALAPGDEPG, encoded by the coding sequence ATGAGTCCACGCAGTCCGCCACCGCGCACGCTCCCGGACCTGCTCGAGGCCCTTCGGGAGGAGATTGCCCTGCGCTGGCGGGTGGGCGTGGGCTCCGTGCTCGGGGCGCTGGTGCCTCCAGAGCGAGAGCACCCGGTGGGGATGCGGAAGCTGGTGGCCGAGCTGGGCGCGGTGTTGCGGACCGAATCCGCGGAGACCCGGCTGGCGCATGCCCGCGCCCTGGGCCGGGAGCATGGGCGGGAGCGCTATCTGGCGGGCTTCAGCATGCGCGCGCTGGTGCTCGAATACGGGGCGCTGCGAAGCGCCATCTTCGACACGCTGGAGGCGGAGGGATGGACCCCTGGACTGGCGGAGCTGCGCGCCTTGAACCAGGTGTTGGACATCGGGCTCGAGGAGGCGGTGGGGCAGTCCTCCCTGGAGGACGAGCGCGCGCCGGGCGCCTGGCTGCATGGGCTGCTCGACCATGCGCCGACGGTGGTCTACGCGAAGGACACGGCGGGCCGGTATCTGTACGTGAACCACGGCTTCGAAAAGGCGTCCGGCCTGCTCCGGCGCGACGTGGTGGGCCGCACGGACCACGAGCTGTTCAGCGCGGAGGTGGCCGAAATCTTCTCCGGCAATGACAGGCAGGTCCTGGTCACCGGCAAGCAGTTCACCACCGACGAACACGTGTCACTGCACGACGGCGTGCACGTGTTCCAGACGCTCAAGTTCCCCCTGCCGGATGCGCAGGGCCGGGTCATGGGCGTGTGTGGCTTCTCCACGGACTCCACGGAGGCGAAGCGGCTGGAGCGCGAGCGGGATGAAGCCCGCGAGCATCTGCGCCGCATCGTCACGCAGTTGCCCGTCGTCCTCTGGGCCACGGACGCGCAGGGCGTCATCACCCTCTTCGAGGGCGAGCGGCTGAGCGCGCTGGGGCTGGAGCGAGGCGCGTACGTGGGGCGCTCCGCCTACGACGTATACCGGGACCGTCCGGACCTGCTGGCCGCCACGATGCGTGCCCAGGAGGGCGAGTCCTTCATCCTGGAAGTGGAGATGAGCGGGTCCTGGTTCATGACGGGCGTGTCTCCCGTCATCGGCCCGGACGGCAACGTGGTGAGCGTGGCGGGTGTGTCATTGGACATCTCCGAGCGGCGCCGCGCGGAAGAAGTGCTGCGCCAGTCGGAGATGCGTTACCGGCTGGCCACGTTGGCGACGAGCGACGTCATCTACGACTGGAACCTGGACACGGGGGACATCGAATGGAGTGAGCTGGCCGCCGTCCAGTTCCGGTTGACCGTCGAGGAGGCGGCGCTCAACGTCGACGGGTGGAGCGCCCGCATCCATCCGGAGGACCGGGAACGGGTGGCGCAAGACATCCAGATGGTCATCGACCAGGGTGCGGCGCATTGGACGGACGAGTACCGCTTCCTGCGGGGAGACGGGAGCTGGGCCGTCATCGCCGACCGGGGGCAGGTGGTGCGCGATGCCGACGGCCGCGCGGTGCGCATGGTGGGCGCCATGCAGGACATCTCCGAGCAGCGGGCCACCGAGCAGGAGGCGAAGCGGCGGGCGGAGTTCGAGCAGCTCCTCATCGGCATCGTCAGCCATGACCTGCGCAATCCCCTCTCCGCCATCAGCATGGCCGCCACCGCGCTGCTCCGGCGGGACGGTCAGGATGACCGGCAGCGCAAGGCGCTGGGCCGCATCCTCTCCAGCGCGGGGCGCGCCACGCGCATGCTCAGGGATTTGCTCGACTTCACCCAGGCCCGCCTGGGCGGTGGCATCCCCATGGAGTCCCAGTGGGTGGACCTGCACGTGCTGACGCGGCACGTGGTGGAGGAGGTCCGGCTCGCCCGGCCCGAACGGACGCTGGAGTTCGAGTGCCGGGGCGATGGATATGGCGCGTGGGACCCGGACCGGCTGGCGCAGGTCATCACCAACCTGGTCAACAACGCGCTCAGCTACAGCCCGGATGGCGGTGTCGTGTGCGTGCGCACGCGTGGCCTGCGCGACAGCGTCGTGCTGACCGTGCACAACCCCGGGCCACCCATTGACCCGGAGCTGCGGCCCCGCATGTTCGAGCCCATGAAGCGCCCCGAGCACAAGGGGCCTCGGGGTGGGCTGGGTTTGGGCCTCTTCATCGTGAAACACATTGTCGATGCGCACGGCGGCGCCATCCGCGTCCACTCCTCCGCGCATGACGGGACGACCTTCCTGGTTCGCCTGCCTCGGGGGACGCCGCCCCCCACCTCTGACGCCGAGGCCCTTGCTCCAGGAGACGAGCCCGGCTAG
- a CDS encoding TonB family protein — protein sequence MPEDETETRTPETPLFTSVAQPHAAAPPGRKRLFSLVLVAVGLHAAMLFGVATLWRGVPRRMEGEATHGEVLVLRLTTPRARSAPATTTPPSSDTSAAVATPDTTTAPKQPSRLRAARRPRPFRAPTPPRVPPEPRPQAPPLTRHEPVPAPNMPASGPGAPTLAEPLSAAPPAGPASDIEGSLAGRSVAGAVQRSLGPGVPGLLVEAPPEVSPDDTADADRRAFEQMFRDRFEDLPYPHQARMAGLEGQFVLRISVGVQGQLVDLGVVGACPHSILCDAALDAVRKAAPFPPPPPALGGRVTVELPFNFHLE from the coding sequence ATGCCGGAGGATGAAACAGAAACGCGCACGCCCGAGACGCCGCTGTTCACCTCGGTCGCCCAGCCTCATGCGGCAGCGCCTCCAGGCCGCAAGCGGCTCTTCAGCCTGGTCCTCGTGGCCGTGGGGCTCCACGCCGCCATGCTCTTCGGCGTGGCCACCCTCTGGCGCGGCGTGCCGCGACGCATGGAGGGCGAGGCGACGCACGGCGAGGTCCTCGTGCTCCGACTGACGACGCCGCGCGCGCGGTCCGCTCCGGCCACCACCACGCCGCCCTCGTCGGACACCTCCGCCGCGGTCGCCACGCCGGACACCACCACGGCCCCCAAGCAACCCTCCCGGCTTCGCGCCGCGCGCAGGCCCCGACCCTTCCGAGCCCCCACGCCCCCGCGTGTCCCGCCCGAACCCCGCCCCCAAGCGCCCCCGCTCACGCGGCACGAGCCCGTGCCCGCGCCGAACATGCCAGCCTCCGGGCCCGGCGCGCCCACGCTCGCAGAGCCCCTGTCCGCCGCGCCGCCCGCGGGCCCTGCTTCAGACATCGAGGGCAGCCTGGCGGGACGTTCCGTCGCGGGCGCCGTCCAGCGCTCGCTCGGCCCTGGCGTCCCGGGGCTGCTCGTGGAGGCTCCTCCCGAGGTGTCCCCGGACGACACGGCGGACGCGGACCGCCGCGCGTTCGAACAGATGTTCCGCGACCGCTTCGAGGACCTGCCCTACCCGCATCAAGCCCGGATGGCGGGGCTCGAAGGCCAGTTCGTGCTGCGCATCTCCGTGGGCGTGCAAGGCCAGCTCGTGGACCTCGGCGTGGTGGGCGCCTGCCCGCACTCCATCCTGTGTGATGCCGCGCTGGACGCCGTGCGCAAGGCCGCGCCCTTCCCACCACCGCCGCCCGCGCTCGGCGGCAGGGTCACCGTCGAGCTGCCATTCAACTTCCACCTGGAATGA
- a CDS encoding TerC/Alx family metal homeostasis membrane protein codes for MPNVPPWMWMAFWATVLVLLAVDLLAHRGRHGESHRAAIVWSGVWIAAGLLFDVLIWRVLGARAAQEYLAAYFIEKSLSLDNVFVFLVIFRSLAIPTRVQHQVLFLGIFGALVFRALFIFLGAAAMERWGWVSYVFGGILLFTAWRVLRENPAEQSDNKAVRWLAKRLPVTHQLHGKSFIARLADGRRVATPLLLALLGLELTDIVFAVDSVPAAFAITDQTFVLYSSNAFAILGLRALYLVLAGTVGKLRYLHYGLAGVLAFAGLKMVLEPWLHVPPMTSVVIIVALITAAVWASQRARRREARAQGTSRPDTTRKREA; via the coding sequence ATGCCGAACGTGCCGCCGTGGATGTGGATGGCCTTCTGGGCCACGGTGTTGGTGCTGCTCGCGGTGGACCTGCTCGCCCATCGCGGGCGGCATGGCGAGTCCCACCGCGCCGCCATTGTCTGGAGCGGCGTCTGGATTGCCGCGGGGTTGCTCTTCGACGTCCTCATCTGGCGGGTGCTGGGGGCGCGGGCCGCGCAGGAATACCTGGCGGCCTACTTCATCGAGAAGAGCCTCAGCCTGGACAACGTCTTCGTCTTCCTCGTCATCTTTCGCAGCCTGGCCATCCCCACGCGCGTCCAGCACCAGGTGCTCTTCCTGGGCATCTTCGGAGCGCTCGTCTTCCGCGCGCTCTTCATCTTCCTGGGCGCGGCGGCCATGGAGCGCTGGGGCTGGGTGTCCTACGTCTTCGGCGGCATCCTGCTCTTCACCGCCTGGCGCGTGCTGCGCGAGAACCCCGCCGAGCAGTCCGACAACAAGGCCGTCCGCTGGCTCGCGAAGCGGCTGCCGGTGACGCACCAACTCCACGGCAAGTCCTTCATCGCCAGGCTCGCGGATGGTCGGCGCGTGGCCACGCCGCTGCTGCTGGCCCTGCTGGGGCTGGAGCTGACGGACATCGTCTTCGCGGTGGACTCGGTGCCCGCGGCCTTCGCGATTACCGACCAGACGTTCGTGCTCTACAGCTCCAACGCCTTCGCCATCCTGGGGCTGCGCGCGCTCTACCTGGTGCTCGCGGGCACGGTGGGCAAGCTGCGCTACCTGCACTACGGATTGGCGGGCGTGCTCGCGTTCGCGGGGCTGAAGATGGTGCTGGAGCCCTGGCTCCACGTCCCGCCCATGACGTCCGTGGTCATCATCGTCGCGCTCATTACCGCGGCCGTGTGGGCCAGCCAGCGCGCCCGGCGACGGGAGGCACGCGCCCAGGGGACCTCCCGGCCCGACACCACCCGGAAACGGGAGGCATGA
- a CDS encoding thermonuclease family protein, with protein MRALRKARSWMACAALAGLLGACGGDAGASCGPTSARVVEVLDGDTVILEGGERVRYLLADTPERTGAGGDCFGPEAYAFNRGLVEGRRVTLAYGEACEDRFGRLLAYVSVDGREVNTLLVERGHACVLHVPPAGRSRRAEFESLEARARLEGRGIWGACAPVPCQR; from the coding sequence ATGCGCGCTCTGAGGAAGGCGAGAAGCTGGATGGCGTGCGCCGCGCTGGCGGGCCTGCTCGGTGCTTGTGGGGGCGATGCGGGGGCGTCGTGCGGGCCCACCTCGGCGCGGGTGGTGGAGGTGCTGGACGGGGACACCGTCATCTTGGAGGGCGGTGAGCGCGTCCGGTATCTGCTGGCGGACACCCCGGAGCGCACGGGGGCGGGAGGCGACTGCTTTGGCCCGGAGGCGTATGCCTTCAACCGGGGACTCGTCGAGGGCAGGCGGGTGACGCTCGCATACGGCGAGGCGTGTGAGGACCGCTTCGGCCGGCTGCTCGCATACGTGTCCGTGGACGGGCGGGAGGTGAACACGCTGTTGGTGGAGCGGGGGCATGCCTGCGTCCTCCATGTGCCTCCCGCGGGACGTTCTCGGCGCGCCGAGTTCGAATCCCTGGAGGCACGGGCCCGCCTGGAGGGGCGGGGCATCTGGGGCGCGTGCGCGCCAGTGCCCTGCCAGCGATGA
- a CDS encoding ATPase, T2SS/T4P/T4SS family, which yields MSSPSSPIAAVIAGLLDTLNRESLPVAAPPSVQTFDEAARALYSIAAQTRATRFSVWADTLDDGQDGAGISLFYDVPEAPNPTGLLGGEQRAVRHPVDVSLHGPLTDAMAALAKRGADALRPNRGSVNVPLDAASPELEFRVVFQPGTLGPWVISVARDSRVRDAFPPLSSLPLSAEEARFLSERFLKLDTLLQGQMVLFTGARGSGRTTSLHAAIEALPDDVRGLAALEAPRASDIRIGITRPDGETAMPGTLRAFLRQDPDLVFADEVRSDDAMKLLINSALTGHGAVGVLEATTPEAALQRVRAALPGIPVAPLFVHHSVDAASGERSMALYRVAQDNADHLERWKPD from the coding sequence ATGAGTTCGCCCTCCTCGCCCATCGCCGCCGTGATTGCAGGACTGCTCGACACGCTGAACCGGGAGTCCCTCCCCGTCGCCGCGCCGCCCTCGGTGCAAACTTTCGATGAAGCCGCGCGAGCGCTCTATTCCATCGCGGCGCAGACACGGGCCACGCGGTTCTCCGTGTGGGCCGACACGCTGGATGACGGACAGGACGGCGCGGGCATCAGCCTCTTCTATGACGTCCCCGAAGCGCCGAACCCAACGGGGCTGCTCGGCGGCGAGCAGCGCGCGGTGCGACACCCTGTGGACGTGTCGCTGCATGGGCCGCTCACCGACGCGATGGCGGCGCTCGCGAAACGCGGCGCCGATGCCCTCCGCCCCAACCGAGGCAGCGTGAACGTCCCCTTGGACGCCGCCTCCCCGGAGCTGGAGTTCCGGGTCGTCTTCCAGCCGGGGACGCTGGGGCCGTGGGTCATCTCCGTGGCGCGGGACTCACGGGTGCGCGACGCGTTCCCTCCGCTCTCCTCGCTGCCACTGTCCGCCGAGGAAGCCCGCTTCCTGTCCGAGCGCTTCTTGAAGCTCGACACCCTGCTCCAGGGACAGATGGTGCTGTTCACCGGAGCGCGAGGCTCGGGCCGGACCACGTCGTTGCACGCGGCCATCGAGGCCCTGCCCGACGACGTGCGGGGACTGGCCGCGCTGGAGGCGCCGCGTGCCTCCGACATCCGCATCGGCATCACCCGCCCCGACGGCGAGACGGCGATGCCCGGCACGCTCCGCGCCTTCCTCCGGCAAGACCCGGACCTGGTGTTCGCGGACGAGGTCCGCTCCGATGACGCGATGAAACTGCTCATCAACTCGGCGCTGACGGGGCACGGAGCGGTGGGCGTGCTCGAAGCCACGACGCCCGAAGCCGCGCTCCAGCGGGTGCGCGCCGCGCTCCCTGGCATTCCCGTGGCGCCGCTCTTCGTCCACCACAGCGTGGACGCGGCGTCTGGCGAACGGTCCATGGCGCTGTACCGCGTGGCCCAGGACAACGCGGACCACCTGGAGCGGTGGAAGCCCGACTGA